The Artemia franciscana chromosome 21, ASM3288406v1, whole genome shotgun sequence genome includes the window acatcgtgactcagagctcttattttaaatcctgaccggcattaagcctctgattttccttttaaatcaatctattgattcttagaattttgttagagttcaTACCCTATGAGCTGTTAGCTCTTGTCTTATTCACAGCGTgaataagtcttaaaaattcacagtgtgattttctttttacatcGCAGTAgccaatgaaaataattttaaaaaagggctATTTATCATATTgtcaagaaaattaaaacttaactgaaattaaatctTAATGTTCGGTTCCTGAAGCAAATATATTCCAAGTCACGATTTCAAATTTTACTCTAGTGATTCTctctttctcaaaaaaaaaaaaaaagcgaatgTAGTTTCGAAAATTTAGTCcgcttttaaattatttatcatCATGTTATCTTGGAAACTGAATTgatacattgtttttttttgttttgtttttttcaggttaAAGGGCTGTTCTTGCGGTGCGTCTGAACTTGCCATAATTGACCTAAAACATTGATAAATTTGCTATAGATAGTGGTTTACGTCCCTTTTCTTAAGTATTTTGActctaatttcaaaaaaaatataacgttAGACACAACTTCTAGATAAGATAGTGAtctcaataaaagaaaatagacgGAACATTTTGGTTTCAGGTCTACAAACCTTTATGGTTTGTAAAGGTTTATGgtttttatgctttaaaaaaaaaattattgtgtgcttgatgttgttttgtttttactcttCTTAGATAATTTATCGTATTTTTCCTCGTCGACACCATGTAGACGAATTCCTGTTAGTCATTCTTTTTCTTACCGTTATTAGTTACAGTTGGACAAAATGAGGGAAGTTCACAGCCAGTGCAGACAGCGGAAACTTCAGATATTCTGACCGAGACCTCCACTCAGCTGTTCTCACtggaggaaaaataaatatagagcGTGAAGTCCATGGCGAGAAATAGAAAACAaaccttgaaaacaaaaaaataaggaaaagaaaaatgaaatgaagacTCTTCCCAATCGagcttaaaaatataatagaatataGACGTCACGTGTTTTCACGACCTTATTGCGCTTTTTCTTTCATGCCAGCAGCAGAGGTCGCTAAAGGTCCATTCACAATGAAATTTTACTAGTATCGAGATTTGGCTAACACTGAATTGAGCCAAGCACACTTTCTCGTAGAATTTTCTGAGCCAATCAAAAAATTTCACGTAAAATTTAATTGGCTGAAATTTGTGCTAACTAGATCCTGATATTAGCAAAATCGCATTATAAATGGGTCTTAAGCGATTTTAAGCAGGCAAAACCAACTATCTAGGTGCGCTTCTCTAAACAAATTGAGTGAAAACCGTTCATTTCTACCACTCTCGGTAGATGCCTGCTGGCCGTTTAACTACTCGCATATTGtgatgctttttttatattatctggTGTCTATCCAAGGAATAAATCTATGAAGCCCTTTAACGTGATCAGTCCTTTTAGATAAAAGTAAGATGCCTTTCATGGAACTGTAATATCAGTCAACAATTGCCCAGTTTACTAAGTCCAATGGTCACCGCCGCTGATAAGACAGAGAAGAAGAAGCGATAAACGATAAATACGTTAGGATGTTCTGCAATAAAAGCCTAAGAAATGTTGTCATTTTGTGTAATCAAAATTGCTTGATAGaccattttaattttctttaaaaagcgAAATAATTGCTTGGTGCACATTtagttcattgttttttttcgcaGGTAGCGCAAGCGTTGCTCAATGATGTTGATCTGCGATTATACGTTCATGATGGCTATGGAAAGGGGCTGATGAAGAAATTCCGAGTCTCGCCGGATGCTTATATACAGATGGCTCTGCAGTTGGCATATTATAGGGATGCTGGGAAATTCAATCTCACCTATGAGGCATCTATGACTCGACTCTTCAAAGAAGGTACTTAATTCGCTTTTGAATCAGCTGAGTACCGGCGGTAAATTTTGTTTAGCGAAAATGACCCTACGTCATCGCTATGTACATAAGTCTCTACTGGTATGTTAGATTGAATGTGAAGTTCTTTGAATGCCTCCTAgaaaatttctagaaaaaaatttctttgaaaaaacactatggtagatttaaaaaaaaatttagttgatTTCTTCCaatgaaagttttcaaaaaggaaaCTTTTATTCATATAGAGTACAATTTTGCCAGCCGCAGAGGGGAAATTCCGTACTTGATTTCAATATGAGAAACCGACTGAATATTCGCCTTAATGAAGTTTTTCTTTGTCTGGTCGAAATCTAGCAGTTGGATCCAAATTTGACTTAGTCAGAAAATTCAAGATAACCTAATGCTAAGTTCAGACGCATAgaattaaacataaatttttaagtaccaagaacatcaaaatgaaaacatctTTGCTTCCTGGACCCAATTCATATCCAAAAACTgcgattttctaagatttttcctTTGGTTGTTTCAAGCTTAAAAAGCATTTAGGGTAGTATAATACTTTTGTCAATGTCGTCACGTGGAACGAGGAAACAAATAAGGATTCAAAGCCAATTAGTTGTACTTGACAACGCTtttaaagcctttttatttacattatgaggattcttgaaaatttttaaattttaaggtaACGACAAAATTTTATACTTCTCATCGTGAGCGTTTCTTCTTTCGACTTGTCCTCTTAGATACCGTTAAGAGCCATTCATAGACATATTAATTCGTAATAGACTACATGCAACGCGATTCTTTTGCGAGCTCgatgtgatttttcttctatctCACCAGCAAAGATGTTTGAAGTGCACTAGGTTGGATATTTGGGTGTGGTTTCTAAATTAATTGACTGATTACCGTTGTTTGTCTCATTCTTGTAAGGTTTAGGATGGTTGTTTACCCGGTTGTATATTGCAATGCATCCCCATGTCCAAActttgtatctgttttcactgtctaataaatagAGTTATCCGCATTGTAATGTGTATTTGTTCGTAATAAATCCCCCTggatggaagtttttttttttgggggggggggcacgataCTAATCAGCCATGGACATAGTTGATCAGTTTACAAAGTCTAATGGTCACCATTATTGCtaacagagagaaaaaagagaaacggtaaatgacaaaaatattagAACATTCCGAAATAAAAGCAAGAGAAATTGTATCATTTTATGCTATCAAAATATTAATTGACTAAGTTATctactaaaataataataatgataattagGGTTGTAACTTGCGAAGCAAGTGCTAATGACGCAATGCTATTGCGCTTGTTTTTCAATCAGAACTTCGACATAATTTTATGTAGTCAGGGTTGATATTGTTTCttcattatttgttttatagttttttaataGCTCTTGCGgtcagcgtttttttttttcttaacgaGATGTTTGGTGATTGGTAaacgtattttctttttgaatagatCATTTTTCTTTCACAATATTTTAAACCTTCTACGTTCCACTTGGAACATTTCAAAAGCTTCTATTGTATTTAGAAATTATTCAGCTAATCTTAGCTGAAAAAGCCATATCTGTTGGTAAAAGATGTTGATAAAAGTAATGCTAATATATgaacagcatatatatatatatatatatatatatatatatatatatatatatatatatatatatatatatatgtacatgtatattaattttagtGTCCAATTGCACAACACGTGCGACGCACTGAAACGGTgagaaatttgtttcaaaagctTATATAAACGCCGATTTGTTCCAGTCCTTTAGTGGTGCGGTGGGTATgatctcagcttggtaatacggggcCAGGGTTGCTGGCATGGTTAGTTCGTAAAGTGTtacaattgcccaaatttgcgGGCCACATAGCAATTTTCGAtgcaatagtaaaaaaaaatccactatacagtgctattttagcactacAGATCTACTACATATTTTGTGCTACAGATGGCAACCCTGAGCACGTGCTACGGTGCTACATTTGATGAAACAGAGCTAAAATAGTACTTTCGTgctacaggtggcaaccctgtatGGGACCCAGAGCTCAAGCTTAGCTGTATCAACAAACTCCAGATGCAAGGACCCTAGTAGTCAAGAGGTGTCGCTAATTTGAAACAATACAGTACTTATTTTCTCCAactctattctttttttgtttaaaaattgtgTCTTAAATATAAACTCTGATTGATCAATCTCAAATTTTATGCTTGAAACTATCACATTCTTCAACTCGGAAAATTATGATCGGAATGTACAATATGCTTGTATACTGGTTTGATCAACCAGTGAGACTATAATGAGGCCTGTGcgtaagtaatttttttatgaaactcgATACGAACGCtgatgataatttttttcttaagccCTTTTTTGTTAACAATCCAATCTTAGATTCCGATATCTATTGACGTTCTGATTGTGAGAATTCGGTATGGTAATAAAGTCCCACAATCTGAATCATGTTACTGAATAGCAGTGGGTATGAAGATTAATTGTCTGATTGTGCACAAAAGCTCACATATTAAgggaatttgaaaataaacatttccGTACAATGAAGAATTTATCAAGGAAAGGATGCCCGAGCCATATCATTATCTCACGAGTTGATACAAagcaaaacttaattaattctGAGAGTTCTTCCATGATTATATCTTCGTAAACCTTGATTTAACGTCACGGCTGTATGATAAAATCAGATATTAAAATGGCAAGATTTGAAAAGCCAATAGCACCACTAAATTGCTCCTATGTTTTGGCTACCAATACCATCCCCTTGTATTCCTTATAAAACTTATCATACTGACAGGAAAACTAATGTTTTGACTACCAATACCATCCCcattttattccttatatgattTTATACAGATGGGAAAACTACTGGTTCAAGCCTctatgtttaaatttaaaaaaagtatatatattaGAAGTCAATATATAAGCCCAACTGAGGACTGGAAATGTTTTTCATGCACCAGCTCcacctcctcccccctcccggACATAACCTCTTTTGATGTTAAAATGTGTTGATGGACTCTGCAGTCCAAATTAGGACAcagaaagaaattttaaacttCTACCCCACTCCTCTCCTATCTGTAAGGCTTGAAAGACTTTATGGAAATAGGTATtgacctaaaaaaaaggaagttctACAAGTAGGAGATGGCTGGAGGCACGACCTTAAAAATATCTCATCGCGCCTTAATGTGctcttaatttatttcttaagagGTTCACTAACATAGCATGACAACGTTATATCTAGGTGTTTACCCAATTTTCTATCAGTACgctgtttgtatttttttttttggggggggggggttaagatAACAAGAATAAGGGGTAATGATAAATTTTGTAGATCATCACTCCTACTCCTCTGCGTTTAATGTAAATGCCCTTTTATTTCAGGTCGTACAGAAACCGTCCGTCCATGCACCATAGAATCATGTGCTTGGGTTAAAGCTATGGAAAACCCTCATTCGAGCAGTAAGGAAAGATTCGATCTCTTACGAGTTGCCTGCCAAGTTCACCAACGTGGCTATCAAGATGCCATGTGTGGAAAGGGGATTGATCGCCATCTATTTTGCCTGTATGTTATTACAAAGTATTTGGAAGTGGATTCGCCATTCTTGAAGGTGAGTTGCCGGCACGGATAAAAAAGACCGTAAAAGAAGTTTATTTCATACTCATTTAGATCTAGGCCACAGCAGTGGGCATTTGAACAAGAAGCTAAAGATTTGATCCATATTTCACTAAATTCACACGCTAACAtaagttaaaatttaattaaactaatCTGTATGCTATCATTTAGTTAGGGGATTTATAGTCTCAATGCTACTGCATTTTGTTAGTATTTAGGTACAAGTTATATGCCCATATATTTCTTCAGAACAATGGGAGTTCCTGGCTCTAGATACGGGATGGCTTTAGTTACTTTCGTTCGACGGCtaagtaaaataatattcttacTTTCGAATTATGCGCACAAGTTCTTATGCCTTGAAAAGTCCAATTGTTTCAATTATTGATCAGTATCAGGTAAGGCCACAGTCCCTAAATAAGTTAAACTTcccttttgaatattttggtttgACTAGATGTTACTGTGTGGAGCTCAAACGTCTATGCCTTGACGATCTAAACTCCTTGTATACAACCTCATGAATTTAGAGGTTGAAACCTGGGGCTTTAGGACATAACGTGTTGaatctattttgtttaaatctaGAATAGAAGAAACGAAGAGACGGGAAGGCTTGTAAAGTACACTCTTTTTCGATCAAGAATGCGGCTAGAATCAGCAGGATTTACCATAAATAATGTCTCCTACTTTTTTACGTTTGTCTGCATAAACAAACTCTATTGAATTTTATCGTCTATTGTTATGTAACGAAAAACATTGTATATACTTTTATTGAAGTTGAGTTCACCTTTTCTAAATGATTCTTTTTATCGAAACTTTCTCTCTCTTTTGAAAACTCCTGGATATTACTAGGCTTTAAATGCTTTTTTGCGCtcaattttgagttttatgcatttcctttctttcaattttaaatctcACTCCCTTACTGCATAAACTATTGACTTACCTGATACGTGTCTCAACTGTTCATCGAGTAAACAATAGAGTGACGTAGAGAGTATTGTACAGAGAGACAAGAGACGACAGAGTGAAGCCACTCTGTCGAGTTGTTGATTGTACTGTTTTTCGGAATTTTGAATACTGAATGTTATCTAAGATGACTTCAATtgtaagaataaaaatgaacCGCCCTCTTTCCTCCCAAAAATTCTGGATTTGGCCCTAGTTTCTTCTTAAGGTAAAACCAAGGTAATACCAGTAAAGAACAATCGATAATGAAAGAAGCATTAAACAACGTATGTGAAATTTTCTGTGTCATATATGTCTGTGACAGTCACACAATGTTTGTGACATTTTGTGTGTCATACATGTCTGTGACAGTCACACAGCCTTTGTAACATTTTGTGTCATAAATGTCTGTGACAGTCTCATGTGAATCTCTTCTCATCAgtatttgttcaattttttcttctttttatcaaaaCAGCTTTGTTTCCATATCTTTAATCAGAAAATACGAAATAagatttatattataatatgaaCAGCATGTTTCCAAAATCTGCACATGGAGCAATGGAATATGGGTTCACCCCTCTCCCAATGCTGACAAATGACTATAGCAGTTTTTAGACAAAAAAGATTAAAGGAGAAAATTTGATGTAAGAATGGATCATAACTTATAAAATCTCGTGATATACCCATAAAAGtacattttggtatttttggcTCAAATACTATTGGCCATAATTGCGTCTAACATGTAAAATAACGCTACATTACCTGCTTGctgtaatttttataatatctaatttttaaattctttaaattatttttaatttcaaattattttaaaatccttgtaaaaaaaaaagttttgtttcccTTCACTTCCGCAAAGCTATGAAGTGTCAGATTCGCCCTTTTAGTTTTGTCATGACGTCTTAGTCAACCTTATTCTAGCAGTATTAGACCAATTACAGAATcatgttaaaataattttcttgtttttgttgatCCTGGCCAGGGTAGGATTTTTAGCTGTTTCACGTAATTTTTGCAATATTGATAAATTTCAGTGCTTATAGGgatttttcttgtatatttCTTCAATATTACGAAACTAATTGCTAGCTGTCGAAAGTGCATATTTACATTTTAGCAAATTGAGTCAAGATCAGTGACATAGTAAGGGGAGGGGTATCTGTGTAACTTTGTCCTTTCTAACAATTGAATACTATTTGTTACTTGCAAGCAAACAGActaattgctgttttttttttttggggggggggtaaacagaTTCTCAAGGGGTTGGGCACATTTTGGACTAATCTTATTGAACCGGTCCCCTATGGTCGTTCATCACCATGTATTCAATacgtttttataagtcaaaGCTGCTAATAAATTGAACACTTATTCAAAAATGGCGCAACAGAAGAAAAGTTCACTGTATGTTGTAAGACATTGTTAGATTTCTGTGAAAGACTAACTACTTCCAAAAATATACTTAGATGAACTTAATACCAGTGTTGCCATCTGGATATCTATTTAGCTTTTCTATCCCGTTAAAATCATGTCCCTATAGTTTGATATGCAGCTGcgtttcttattaaattttattcgttttagCTGCAAGTTCATTCATCTGGTTTAATATTCTAATCAGAAATcggaaatatatttaatttttatcggtttttagtgtcatttgaCCATTCTTTTGTACACAcaaagttttttcccttttgcgCAGCCCCATGTTTCCATTTAGCCGCTTACGTTTGTTAGATACAAAATTCTTGTTAGGCATGAACAGCTTAGGGTTATATGTCTCTAAGCTTAGATACGTTTAATGTTGAATTAAAGGAGATTTTAAGGAAAAATCTATGCATTCCTAAAATGAATAGATCTTAGATTTTGACTTTTGaatagagaaattattattttaaagacAAGAAAATTATATGACCCTTCACAGAAGATTGGTGGCAACACTGTGTCACTCTGAAATTGtcttcaaaataacaaaatgaaaatcaaaaatgtGAAGAAGAGAAAACGAGGATATTTTCAGCCAGTGAAAGGAAGCGTAAATATGCAGCAATTTCGGCCGAGAGGTCTGCTTATCCGTCACCAGTGcgcaaaagtaaataaaaagtagaaattaaTACGGAAAAAAGCCCTAAAgaggaaataaaaacaacaaacagaCAAACGTCAAAAACAAAGCACTAAATTAAACAAGTCCTCTCCAAgcaacggtgaaagggtaactaaACAATAGCATTCAATGGAACACGGCTATTCAAACCTGGGAAGTCATTTTGCATATAGATTTTTTGAACGCTAATCGCTTACCAGTTATGATATTAGGAATCATTTGTGAAATAGTAGTTTACGAATAA containing:
- the LOC136040760 gene encoding carnitine O-palmitoyltransferase 1, liver isoform-like isoform X2; translated protein: MGHVWEHTLAEDVLSLGYKSDGHCIGIPEFDPPSASKLRWELPDECIQVIEKSNKVAQALLNDVDLRLYVHDGYGKGLMKKFRVSPDAYIQMALQLAYYRDAGKFNLTYEASMTRLFKEGRTETVRPCTIESCAWVKAMENPHSSSKERFDLLRVACQVHQRGYQDAMCGKGIDRHLFCLYVITKYLEVDSPFLKVSCRHG
- the LOC136040760 gene encoding carnitine O-palmitoyltransferase 1, liver isoform-like isoform X1, whose protein sequence is MVLSFYFNSRADAPIMGHVWEHTLAEDVLSLGYKSDGHCIGIPEFDPPSASKLRWELPDECIQVIEKSNKVAQALLNDVDLRLYVHDGYGKGLMKKFRVSPDAYIQMALQLAYYRDAGKFNLTYEASMTRLFKEGRTETVRPCTIESCAWVKAMENPHSSSKERFDLLRVACQVHQRGYQDAMCGKGIDRHLFCLYVITKYLEVDSPFLKVSCRHG
- the LOC136040760 gene encoding carnitine O-palmitoyltransferase 1, liver isoform-like isoform X3, which encodes MVLSFYFNSRADAPIMGHVWEHTLAEDVLSLGYKSDGHCIGIPEFDPPSASKLRWELPDECIQVIEKSNKVAQALLNDVDLRLYVHDGYGKGLMKKFRVSPDAYIQMALQLAYYRDAGKFNLTYEASMTRLFKEGGNPVWDPELKLSCINKLQMQGP